Below is a window of Veillonella rodentium DNA.
TTAAACTCCATGGTGGAAAACTTCGGCTACTATCTGTCACATATTCTGGGACAAAGCTTCTATACATCTATCTACACGCCGGAAAACCGTCCATGGTTTTTCAGCTGGACCATACTGTTTTGGGCATGGTGGTTATCTTGGGCGCCATTCGTCGGCATGTTCATCGCACGAATCTCAAGAGGTCGAACAATTCGAGAATTCATCTTCGGCGTTCTCATCATCCCCACCGTATTCACCATCGTCTGGTTCACCATCTTCGGCAATACCGCCATTTATATTGATGAAAGCGTGGCAAACGGCGCACTCGGTGCATTAACCGATAAACCGGAGCAGCTGCTCTTCGCATTTCTCGAGTATTTACCGTTATCCGGGCTGACCAGTCTCCTATCGATTATCGTATTGGCATTATTTTTCATCACATCCGCCGACTCGGGGATTTATGTCTTAAATAATATCGCCGCTTATGACAAAGGCACGCCATCACCGAAATGGCAATGTCCGATGTGGGGCGTCGTGATGGCATTCCTCGCCATCAGCTTGCTCAGTATCGGCGGGCTCAACGTACTCCAGTCGGTAACACTCATTCTCGCCTTGCCGTTTGCAGCCTTGATGGTCATCATGTGCTACAGCTTATGGCAGGGATTATTGACGGATAATCAATACTTTAATACGAAACTTTCAACCACATCCATCTATTGGGACAGTAAAAACTGGAAGCAGGGTCTAGCTAAAATACTCAATCAAACGCAGTCGGAAGATGTTATTTCCTTTATGAAAACGACCGTATTACCCGCAATGTACCAGCTTAATAAAGAGTTAACCGAGGAATACGGATTAACTACGCGAATTGACAAACACTTCAACGGTAACGACGCCTCCGTGGAGTTGACCATCGAAAAGGAATCGATGCGCAATTTTACCTACGGTATCAAGCTCGTTACACAGGAGGTATCGGATCATCTCATTGACGATCCCAACATTCCCCATATTACTGAAAGCACAAATGCAATTCCCATGACATATTTCAGTGACGGTCGCGCCGGATATGATGCACAATATATGACACGCGAGGATATCATTACCGATATCATTCGACAATATGAACGATATCTAACCTTATCGGATGACGTCGGTTATGACATCATGGCTCATGACGCGGAGGAAGCGGCCGAGTAATTTTTATAAAACAGCAATCAACTAAGTATCATTTAAATTCACCAAATGACACTAACACATATCATATAGCCCCCAATTTATACAGGCATAATTATATAGTCCTATAATCATAGAGCTTAAAATCAATATATGCCTATAACAAAAGGGTGCACCTCGCGGGTGCACCCTTTTTATTCTGTCGCACAGTATCAACGATGCAACAAATCTATACAATTAATATGGCCTAACGGCCGGTCCGAAGCAATTAATCTTCAGACATAACCTCTTCCGTAATATCAATGATTTCAGGTGTATTTTTTACAACTTCAATCTTACGGTAACGACTCATACCTGTACCGGCAGGAATTAACTTACCGATAATTACGTTTTCTTTCAAGCCCAACAATGGATCGATTTTACCCTTGATGGCAGCGTCGGTAAGAACACGTGTCGTTTCCTGGAATGACGCAGCGGACAAGAAGGAATCCGTAGCCAATGCGGCTTTTGTAATACCCAACAACGTGCGCTTGCCTGTAGCATTTTCACGACCGTTAAGAGTAAGACGACGATTTTCTTCGTCAAAAGTATTAACGTCGACCATATCCCCAGGAAGCATATCGGCATCGCCGGCAGTTTCGATTTTAACTTTATGAAGCATTTGGCGTACGATAACTTCGATATGTTTATCGTTAATTTCTACACCTTGGGATTTGTATACTTTCTGCACTTCATATACGAGATAACGTTGTGTCGCTTCCGTACCCATGACACGCATGATGTCATGAGGATTGATGGAGCCTTCTGTCAAACGGGCGCCCAAGGATACCACATCACCGTCTTTAACGATAATGCGGGAACCGTAAGGGATGAGATAATCAAGTTCGATACCGTCTTCACCGGTGATGAAGATTGTATTGGTGCCTTTTTTACCTTCGTTAGGCACAACGCGAACAGTCCCTTCGTTTTCGGCGATAATGGCATTACGTTTCGGCTTACGCGCTTCGAACAATTCTTCGACACGCGGCAAACCTTGTGTGATATCGTCACCTGCGACACCGCCTGTATGGAATGTACGCATTGTCAACTGAGTACCCGGTTCACCGATGGATTGTGCTGCAATGATACCTACGGCTTCACCGACTTGAACCTGGTTACCCGTACCTAAATCGCGACCGTAGCACTTGCGGCATACGCCATAAGGGCTGCGGCAGGTCAATACGGAACGGATCTTAACGGTTTCATAGTGTTTTACTACTTCATCAGCCAATGCTTCCGTAATTTCACCGTTAAGAGGAACGATAACCTCGCCAGTTTCCTTGTTAACCAATTCTTCGGCTGCAATGCGGCCTACGATACGGTCTTTTAACGGTTCGATAACACCGGTACCTTCAACGATAGCTTCCACTTCGATACCGTGGATTTCATTGTTGCGCACCTGTACTTCTTTTACATCGGAGTTAAGAATAGCTTCGATGCCTTCTTCCGTAAGGCGTGTATCGGCAGGGAAAATTTCCACGCCGTCACTGTCGACGATGGCATTTACAGTATCCTTGTTCAACATATTCTGAACCATGGTTTCCTTCAATGTTGCACGGATGCTGTCATCACTTTCACCAAGAATAATTTTCTGAACCAGGTTAGTATGGTTGATATCGCTGTCGGAGCCCAAATGCACACCGCGCAAAGCGATCGATGTAACACCGGATTCAGCAATATCCGTCAAACATTGTTCATCAAGAACGGTTTCAGCAGGCACCACAAGTTCGCCTGTTTCCGCATTAACCACGTCTTTATCCAACACGCGGCCGAGAAGCTTGTCTTTCAACAAGTCCAGCGCCTGACGGGAAGATGTGGCCAAACGAGCCCGTTCACGAACGAGGTCGATACCTACCACATCACAATCATCCTCACGAACGATTACATCCTGAGATACGTCAACAAGACGACGGGTCAAGTAACCGGAGTCAGCTGTACGAAGCGCCGTATCGGCCAAGCCTTTACGGGCACCGTGGGAGGATGTAAAGTAATCCAATACGGTCAAGCCTTCTTTAAAGTTCGCCTTAATCGGCAAGTCGATGATACGACCGGACGGATCCGCCATCAAACCGCGCATACCGGCAAGCTGACGAATCTGTTGTTTATTACCGCGGGCACCGGAGATAGCCATCATATATACAGGGTTAAAGCCGTCTTTATCGCAGGCCATATTATCCATCATGGCATCGGTAACATCTTCTGTCGCCTGAGTCCACAACTGAATAGTCTTACGATACCGTTCTTCCTCTGTAATGAGACCGCGCCGGTACAAGCGGGATACTTTTTCTACCTCTTGTTCCGCCGTATCAAGTAAATCAAACTTGACATCCGGTACCTTGATATCCGCAATCGCTACGGTCATGCCGGCGCGACGTGCGAAAGAATAGCCCAAGGACTTGATTCTATCCAATAATTCCGCCGTTTTTTCGTTACCGAACAACTGGAAGCATTGATCAACCAATTTGCCGACGGTTTTCTTATCCATAACCTTACCCAAAGAATAAGTACCGTCTTCACGTTGTTCATATTGCCATAATTCAGGGAATAACGCGTTATTGAAGATCAGGCGACCAGCAGTGGTTTCCACGCGACCATGTTCAGGCATGCGGATATAGAGAATATCCTGCAATCCGATGACATGAGATTCATAGGCAAGCATAACTTCATCATAAGTAGCAAATGTTTTTGCCTTGTCTTTAGTATCTTCACGTACAACCGTCAAGTAGTATGTACCCAAGATCATATCCTGAGACGGTACCGCTACCGGTTTACCGTCCTTCGTAGACAAGATATTATGGCTGGAAAGCATCAATGTACGTGCTTCCGCCTGTGCTTCAACGGACAATGGCAAGTGACACGCCATTTGGTCACCGTCAAAGTCGGCGTTGAACGCTGTACATACTAATGGATGCAACTTGATGGCACGGCCTTCCCAAAGAATCGGTTCGAAAGCCTGGATACCAAGTCTGTGCAATGTAGGGGCGCGGTTCAAGAGAACAGGATGTTCCTTGATAACCTCTTCCAAGGACTCCCACACGCCGGGACCGATTCTTTCAACTTGACGTTTAGCAGCCTTGATATTGGATGCCTGACCGCGTTCAACCAGACGTTTCATAACGAACGGTTTGAACAATTCCAACGCCATTTCCTTAGGCAGGCCGCATTGATGCATTTTAAGTTCAGGGCCTACTACGATAACGGAACGACCGGAGTAGTCAACACGTTTACCGAGCAGGTTCTGACGGAAACGACCTTGTTTACCCTTGAGCATATCGGACAAGGATTTCAACGGACGGTTACCAGGTCCCGTAACAGGACGACCGCGACGGCCATTATCGATTAACGCATCCACCGCTTCCTGAAGCATGCGTTTTTCGTTGCGTACGATGATGTCAGGTGCCCCCAAATCGAGCAATCGTTTCAAAC
It encodes the following:
- a CDS encoding BCCT family transporter, yielding MIQLIKRYSNFNPPVIIGSLSIVLGLSLCALLIPQISQTILQGVRDIIFEDFSWFYILAISLFFIFSIFLALSSLGDIKLGNDDEEAEFSYTAWLAMLFAAGTGVGLMFFGTAEPLSHYHSAVALVGGAPSAKEALFRSIFHWGINAWTVYGIMALALAYFGFRYKLPLALRSCFYPLWKDKINGPRGHIIDIIALCVTLLGIVTTLGFGAAQLGSGFLYIDVISANDFPAQTVIIIVIMSIAVLSAVTGIDKGVKLLSEVNISVALVLMLFVLCAGPTLLLLNSMVENFGYYLSHILGQSFYTSIYTPENRPWFFSWTILFWAWWLSWAPFVGMFIARISRGRTIREFIFGVLIIPTVFTIVWFTIFGNTAIYIDESVANGALGALTDKPEQLLFAFLEYLPLSGLTSLLSIIVLALFFITSADSGIYVLNNIAAYDKGTPSPKWQCPMWGVVMAFLAISLLSIGGLNVLQSVTLILALPFAALMVIMCYSLWQGLLTDNQYFNTKLSTTSIYWDSKNWKQGLAKILNQTQSEDVISFMKTTVLPAMYQLNKELTEEYGLTTRIDKHFNGNDASVELTIEKESMRNFTYGIKLVTQEVSDHLIDDPNIPHITESTNAIPMTYFSDGRAGYDAQYMTREDIITDIIRQYERYLTLSDDVGYDIMAHDAEEAAE
- the rpoC gene encoding DNA-directed RNA polymerase subunit beta' gives rise to the protein MLDVNEFDSMRIGLASPEQILAWSHGEVKKPETINYRTLKPERDGLFCERIFGPTKDWECHCGKYKRIRHKGVVCDKCGVEVTRAKVRRERMGHIELATPVSHIWYFKGIPSRMGLILDVSPRSLERVLYFASYIVVDPAGTPLAKRQLLSEQEYREYEAQFNEDGYTIGGKSVVIETVAQRNERLAIVREAQRKERYNAALRDDATIPEADKEYEELTREERYELGASEEILFACIDMGAEAVKALLAELDLEVLNAELREELNTASGQRKIRAVRRLEVVEAFRQSGNRPEWMIMDVVPVIPPELRPMVQLDGGRFATSDLNDLYRRVINRNNRLKRLLDLGAPDIIVRNEKRMLQEAVDALIDNGRRGRPVTGPGNRPLKSLSDMLKGKQGRFRQNLLGKRVDYSGRSVIVVGPELKMHQCGLPKEMALELFKPFVMKRLVERGQASNIKAAKRQVERIGPGVWESLEEVIKEHPVLLNRAPTLHRLGIQAFEPILWEGRAIKLHPLVCTAFNADFDGDQMACHLPLSVEAQAEARTLMLSSHNILSTKDGKPVAVPSQDMILGTYYLTVVREDTKDKAKTFATYDEVMLAYESHVIGLQDILYIRMPEHGRVETTAGRLIFNNALFPELWQYEQREDGTYSLGKVMDKKTVGKLVDQCFQLFGNEKTAELLDRIKSLGYSFARRAGMTVAIADIKVPDVKFDLLDTAEQEVEKVSRLYRRGLITEEERYRKTIQLWTQATEDVTDAMMDNMACDKDGFNPVYMMAISGARGNKQQIRQLAGMRGLMADPSGRIIDLPIKANFKEGLTVLDYFTSSHGARKGLADTALRTADSGYLTRRLVDVSQDVIVREDDCDVVGIDLVRERARLATSSRQALDLLKDKLLGRVLDKDVVNAETGELVVPAETVLDEQCLTDIAESGVTSIALRGVHLGSDSDINHTNLVQKIILGESDDSIRATLKETMVQNMLNKDTVNAIVDSDGVEIFPADTRLTEEGIEAILNSDVKEVQVRNNEIHGIEVEAIVEGTGVIEPLKDRIVGRIAAEELVNKETGEVIVPLNGEITEALADEVVKHYETVKIRSVLTCRSPYGVCRKCYGRDLGTGNQVQVGEAVGIIAAQSIGEPGTQLTMRTFHTGGVAGDDITQGLPRVEELFEARKPKRNAIIAENEGTVRVVPNEGKKGTNTIFITGEDGIELDYLIPYGSRIIVKDGDVVSLGARLTEGSINPHDIMRVMGTEATQRYLVYEVQKVYKSQGVEINDKHIEVIVRQMLHKVKIETAGDADMLPGDMVDVNTFDEENRRLTLNGRENATGKRTLLGITKAALATDSFLSAASFQETTRVLTDAAIKGKIDPLLGLKENVIIGKLIPAGTGMSRYRKIEVVKNTPEIIDITEEVMSED